In Desulfovibrio sp. 86, the following proteins share a genomic window:
- the dnaN gene encoding DNA polymerase III subunit beta, producing MKLTVNKEQIIEGLLKAVAIIPAKAGAQYLRSIWLKADNGGLSVMSTDANIEFTGCYQAEVAEPGLIGVQGRAFVDLVRQLPSGVLHLSLDEASGNLLIEQGRRSYKLPVSGAEWFQNFSTFPEENTVTWSGDFLQDVLDKVTFCISEDDAMDAIACLCMKPKGNGRIDVCGLNGHQFALVSFTHDELAERLPEEGILIQKKYLQDIKKWLGVDEIELNITEKRLYLRSLGKAETLSLPRAAHQYPDYNIFMSKLASGDMHPMTLERKEAMEALGRILIFNTESDRCTYMDLSASEALLSAQGQDVGSANESLEVAYGGDIKRIAFPTRSLMDVLGHFVSAKIDMMLTGAEGPCGVRGADDPDYTVIIMPMKVSETTYYSEEDV from the coding sequence ATGAAACTAACTGTGAATAAAGAACAGATCATCGAAGGTCTGCTGAAGGCCGTTGCCATTATTCCCGCCAAGGCAGGGGCGCAGTATCTGCGCTCCATCTGGCTCAAGGCGGATAACGGCGGGCTTTCGGTCATGTCCACGGACGCCAACATCGAGTTCACGGGCTGCTATCAGGCAGAAGTGGCGGAGCCCGGCCTCATAGGGGTGCAGGGCAGAGCCTTTGTGGATCTGGTGCGTCAGCTGCCTTCGGGCGTGCTGCATCTTTCCCTTGACGAGGCGTCGGGCAATCTGCTCATTGAACAGGGCCGCCGCTCTTATAAACTGCCGGTAAGCGGCGCTGAATGGTTTCAGAATTTTTCCACCTTTCCTGAAGAAAACACCGTGACCTGGTCAGGAGACTTTCTTCAGGACGTGCTGGACAAGGTGACGTTCTGCATCAGCGAGGACGACGCCATGGACGCCATAGCCTGCCTGTGCATGAAGCCCAAGGGCAACGGGCGCATCGACGTGTGCGGTCTTAACGGCCACCAGTTCGCCCTTGTATCCTTTACCCATGACGAGCTTGCCGAGCGGCTGCCCGAAGAGGGCATACTCATCCAGAAGAAATACCTTCAGGATATCAAGAAATGGCTTGGCGTTGACGAAATTGAACTGAACATCACCGAAAAACGCCTGTACCTGCGCAGCCTTGGCAAGGCCGAGACCCTGAGCCTGCCGCGCGCGGCGCACCAGTATCCCGACTACAACATCTTCATGAGCAAGCTGGCCAGCGGCGACATGCATCCCATGACCCTTGAACGCAAGGAAGCCATGGAAGCTCTGGGCCGCATACTTATCTTCAATACCGAGAGCGACCGCTGCACCTATATGGACCTTTCCGCCAGCGAAGCCCTGCTTTCCGCTCAGGGGCAGGACGTGGGCTCGGCCAATGAAAGCCTTGAAGTTGCCTATGGCGGCGATATCAAGCGTATAGCCTTTCCCACGCGCAGCCTTATGGATGTGCTCGGACACTTTGTTTCCGCCAAGATAGACATGATGCTCACCGGGGCTGAAGGCCCCTGCGGCGTGCGTGGCGCTGACGACCCCGATTACACGGTCATCATCATGCCCATGAAGGTTTCTGAAACGACCTACTATAGCGAGGAAGACGTTTAA
- a CDS encoding helix-turn-helix domain-containing protein: protein MLKNELRDILAEHQAIAGETSWLDSLTLRQEENTLRVVFPHMYFAAWFSRHKRAAFEEALNHHFEGLSARPAPQIVYERAAPQAQAVEAHMPAHMPGSADSGSDSAASEATREDPFAGFIFNNKNTFPLVTAREIAEHTESTAYNPFLVCGRSGTGKSHLLQAIAATLARTTDTARMVCANAARFCTEDTVWAKRPELFWQRYDVLILDDIQDMSGHSGWQGNLVACMDACPGRQETGVSPAQQQGGAFSCCTPLRKEGRGRAAARMIFACSGHPQTLKTLDERLRSRLESGLVVELMEPDLDVRLRYLQLMCKERRLPLTREQLLFLAQRCSQFRLLQGLMLKVGAYCAVKGHNLTQIDLENIVRTGVAEKMPGCREILSDVAKSLNLKTEDVLGVKRRPDLVLARQIAMYVCRKKLGLSYPELGRAFGGRDHSTVIHSIKKINKLLVSDKRVQTLVTELELKTP, encoded by the coding sequence ATGCTGAAAAACGAGTTGCGGGACATACTGGCGGAGCATCAGGCCATCGCGGGGGAAACCTCCTGGCTGGACAGCCTTACACTGCGCCAGGAAGAGAACACTCTGCGGGTGGTTTTTCCGCACATGTATTTCGCGGCATGGTTCAGCCGCCACAAGCGCGCCGCCTTTGAAGAGGCCCTCAACCACCACTTTGAAGGACTGAGCGCAAGGCCGGCTCCGCAAATCGTCTACGAGCGCGCCGCACCTCAGGCGCAGGCTGTGGAAGCCCACATGCCTGCCCACATGCCCGGCAGCGCGGATTCCGGCTCTGACAGCGCCGCGAGCGAAGCCACCCGTGAAGACCCTTTTGCCGGGTTCATTTTTAACAACAAAAACACCTTTCCTTTGGTCACGGCCAGAGAAATTGCCGAACACACCGAATCCACGGCCTATAATCCTTTTCTGGTCTGCGGGCGCAGCGGCACGGGTAAAAGCCATCTCCTGCAAGCCATTGCAGCCACGCTGGCGCGCACCACGGACACGGCGCGCATGGTCTGCGCCAATGCGGCCCGTTTTTGCACTGAAGACACGGTGTGGGCCAAAAGGCCCGAACTTTTCTGGCAGCGCTACGATGTCCTCATTCTGGACGACATACAGGACATGTCGGGTCACAGCGGCTGGCAGGGCAACCTTGTGGCTTGTATGGACGCCTGTCCCGGCAGGCAGGAGACCGGCGTTTCCCCTGCCCAGCAGCAGGGCGGCGCTTTCTCGTGCTGCACGCCCCTGCGTAAGGAAGGCAGGGGCAGAGCCGCCGCCCGCATGATTTTTGCCTGTTCCGGCCACCCGCAAACGCTCAAGACCCTGGACGAACGCCTGCGTTCCCGGCTTGAAAGCGGCCTTGTGGTGGAATTGATGGAACCTGACCTTGATGTGCGGCTGCGCTATCTGCAACTCATGTGCAAGGAGCGCCGCCTGCCCCTTACCCGCGAACAGCTGCTTTTTCTTGCGCAGCGCTGTTCGCAGTTCCGTCTTTTACAGGGGCTCATGCTCAAGGTCGGCGCGTATTGCGCGGTCAAAGGCCACAATCTGACCCAGATAGACCTGGAAAATATCGTGCGCACGGGCGTGGCTGAAAAAATGCCTGGCTGCCGCGAAATTCTGTCCGATGTGGCCAAGAGTCTTAACCTCAAGACCGAAGACGTTCTTGGCGTCAAGCGCCGGCCTGATCTGGTGCTGGCCCGGCAGATTGCCATGTACGTCTGCCGTAAAAAACTGGGGCTTTCCTACCCGGAACTTGGCAGGGCTTTTGGCGGACGTGACCATAGTACTGTCATCCATTCCATTAAAAAGATTAACAAACTTCTAGTTAGTGACAAAAGGGTCCAAACGTTAGTGACAGAACTTGAATTAAAAACACCCTGA
- a CDS encoding M23 family metallopeptidase → MKRLWLIGALLLVLLGFVLARHAGVPSFISGNGAAPQQEQTTTADSGAVGENAAPDAARPSGPETDAASHPDSVAQDSSSPQKTGVASATGSTAGQTADGAGPDSANGAEAATGAEADTDAVDAGAAPGEAVVRGTFEKGDTVSKVLESAGGQGVQQYVSAARQVFSMRSFREGQPYLVVTDKESGQVKRFEYEIDSRRRLVVEGSENPAARVEPIEYVVLLSSVEGSISDNLFQAVADLGESPQMALKLADLFGSEINFIRDLQPGDSFSVLVEKRYRDSEYKGYGRILAAHFTNKGKTFEAYLFRDGNQRAEYYNRKGENLRKTLLQAPLAFTRISSRFTNSRLHPILNYTRAHHGVDYAAPTGTPVKAVGEGVVTQRGWAGGYGNQIIVKHSASLESMYAHLSGYARGLATGQRVRQGQVIGFVGSTGLATGPHLDFRLRQNGKFIDPTKAINPRGEPVPKRAMAEFEKTVALELAYLKGEKNLSEYAVDSVVPDAPVAPVAAPEKPVNKEKSKPARKSRR, encoded by the coding sequence ATGAAAAGACTATGGTTGATTGGGGCTCTGCTGCTGGTGCTGCTGGGTTTTGTTCTGGCGCGCCATGCCGGGGTGCCCTCTTTTATATCCGGCAACGGGGCTGCGCCGCAACAGGAACAGACCACAACGGCGGACAGCGGCGCTGTCGGTGAAAACGCCGCTCCGGACGCGGCCCGGCCTTCCGGGCCTGAAACAGACGCCGCATCCCACCCGGATTCCGTTGCTCAAGATTCTTCCTCTCCCCAAAAAACAGGCGTCGCCAGTGCAACCGGCTCGACAGCAGGGCAGACAGCCGATGGCGCTGGCCCGGATTCAGCCAATGGCGCCGAAGCCGCCACTGGAGCCGAAGCCGATACCGACGCCGTGGACGCAGGGGCCGCGCCCGGCGAGGCGGTGGTCAGGGGAACCTTTGAAAAAGGCGATACTGTCAGCAAGGTGCTTGAAAGCGCCGGTGGCCAGGGTGTGCAGCAGTATGTCAGCGCCGCCCGCCAGGTTTTTTCCATGCGTTCTTTCCGCGAAGGCCAGCCCTATCTTGTTGTGACCGACAAGGAATCCGGGCAGGTCAAACGCTTTGAATACGAGATAGACAGCCGCCGCCGCCTCGTGGTGGAAGGAAGCGAAAATCCCGCCGCGCGCGTGGAGCCCATCGAGTACGTGGTGCTGCTGAGTTCGGTTGAAGGCAGCATCAGCGACAACCTTTTTCAGGCCGTGGCGGATTTGGGCGAAAGCCCGCAGATGGCCCTCAAACTGGCTGATCTTTTCGGCTCTGAAATCAACTTCATCCGTGATCTGCAGCCTGGCGACTCTTTTTCCGTCCTGGTGGAAAAGCGCTACCGGGACAGCGAATACAAGGGCTATGGGCGCATTCTTGCCGCCCACTTCACCAACAAGGGCAAAACCTTTGAGGCCTACCTCTTTCGTGACGGCAACCAGCGGGCCGAATATTATAACCGCAAAGGCGAAAACCTGCGCAAAACCTTGCTGCAGGCTCCTCTGGCCTTCACGCGCATAAGCTCCCGCTTTACAAACAGCCGTTTGCACCCCATATTGAATTATACGCGGGCTCACCACGGCGTGGACTACGCCGCGCCCACGGGAACGCCCGTCAAGGCCGTCGGTGAAGGCGTGGTGACACAGCGCGGCTGGGCCGGAGGCTATGGCAACCAGATCATCGTCAAGCACTCTGCCAGTCTTGAGTCCATGTATGCCCATCTTTCGGGCTACGCGCGGGGGCTGGCCACGGGCCAGCGGGTGCGTCAGGGACAGGTCATAGGATTTGTGGGCAGCACGGGCCTGGCCACCGGGCCGCACCTGGATTTCCGGCTTCGGCAGAACGGGAAGTTCATTGACCCCACCAAGGCCATCAACCCGCGTGGCGAGCCGGTTCCCAAAAGGGCCATGGCGGAATTTGAAAAGACGGTGGCCCTGGAACTGGCCTATCTCAAGGGAGAAAAAAATCTCTCGGAATACGCGGTGGACAGTGTGGTGCCGGATGCGCCCGTAGCGCCCGTTGCCGCGCCCGAAAAGCCCGTGAATAAAGAAAAGAGCAAACCCGCCAGGAAGAGTCGGCGCTGA
- the larB gene encoding nickel pincer cofactor biosynthesis protein LarB, giving the protein MSKPQLLKILEQVSTGGLKPENALELLGTQAVRDTLHGLTLDPQRALRTSLSEVVLAQGKSDAALLAAVEGLSHHGPVLVSRVNPHQAALLEERFSVGSYWPDSRLFALGGSSKFARAVQPPWPQEGEVMIVTAGAADIPVALEAYCCLAFWDKDCGLVSDVGVAGLDRLTAHVEALRKARVIIAVAGMEGALPGVLAGLVSCPVLAVPTSVGYGVGAGGFAALSTMLSTCVPGVATLNIDNGFGAAAFAAKLLNKN; this is encoded by the coding sequence ATGTCCAAACCCCAATTACTCAAAATTCTGGAACAGGTGTCCACAGGCGGCCTCAAGCCAGAAAACGCCCTGGAACTTCTTGGCACACAGGCTGTGCGGGATACCCTGCACGGGCTTACCCTTGACCCGCAGCGCGCCTTGCGCACCAGCCTTTCCGAAGTGGTTCTGGCCCAGGGAAAAAGCGACGCTGCCCTGCTGGCCGCTGTGGAGGGGCTGTCGCATCACGGCCCAGTGCTGGTCAGCCGCGTGAATCCTCATCAGGCCGCGCTGCTTGAAGAGCGCTTTTCCGTGGGCAGTTACTGGCCCGACTCCCGGCTTTTCGCCCTTGGCGGTTCCTCGAAATTTGCCAGGGCCGTACAGCCCCCCTGGCCGCAAGAGGGCGAAGTCATGATTGTGACCGCAGGAGCGGCGGATATTCCTGTGGCCCTTGAGGCATACTGCTGCCTGGCTTTCTGGGACAAAGATTGCGGTCTTGTCTCAGACGTGGGCGTGGCCGGTCTTGACAGGCTCACAGCCCATGTGGAAGCCCTGCGCAAGGCGCGGGTCATCATTGCCGTTGCCGGTATGGAAGGCGCGTTGCCAGGGGTGCTGGCCGGCCTTGTTTCCTGCCCGGTTCTGGCTGTGCCCACATCGGTGGGATACGGCGTCGGAGCAGGGGGGTTTGCCGCCCTTTCCACCATGCTCAGCACATGCGTACCCGGCGTGGCCACCCTCAACATAGATAACGGCTTTGGCGCGGCGGCCTTTGCCGCAAAGCTGCTGAACAAAAACTGA